From Glycine max cultivar Williams 82 chromosome 11, Glycine_max_v4.0, whole genome shotgun sequence, the proteins below share one genomic window:
- the LOC100805421 gene encoding haloacid dehalogenase-like hydrolase domain-containing protein Sgpp isoform X1 codes for MSSFLLTFPYFPNDASWQVKLCPSPQIRLVCVKTNLKTLTKASSQNCVESMSSLTSLAPLEAVLFDVDGTLCDSDPLHYYALREMLQELGFNGGAPITEEFFVETFSGKHSDDTALVVFPGDLERGLKFVEDKEAMFRRLASEQLNPLKGLDKVRKWVENHGLKRAAVTNAPRKNAELIISKLGLTDFFDAVIIGDECEHAKPHPEPYLKALEVLKASKDHAFVFEDSASGIKAGVAAGMPVIGLATRNPENLLMEAKPAFLIKDYEDSKLWAALEELDKAGAR; via the exons ATGAGCAGCTTCTTGTTAACATTCCCTTACTTCCCTAACGACGCTTCGTGGCAGGTAAaactttgtccttctccacaaATTCGCCTTGTCTGCGTCAAAACCAATCTCAAAACACTCACCAAGGCTTCTTCTCAGAATTGCGTCGAAAG CATGAGTTCTCTCACCAGTCTTGCTCCACTCGAAGCAGTGCTCTTTGATGTTGATGGAACTCTCTGTGATTCTGATCCACTCCACTATTATGCTTTGCGTGAAATGCTCCAAGAG CTTGGTTTTAATGGAGGTGCTCCTATAACAGAGGAATTCTTTGTTGAGACATTTTCTGGCAAGCACAGTGATGATACTGCCTTGGTTGTCTTTCCTGGTGATCTGGAACGAGGTTTAAAGTTTGTAGAAGATAAGGAAGCCATGTTCCGGAG ATTGGCTTCAGAGCAACTGAATCCCTTGAAAGGCCTTGATAAAGTGAGGAAATGGGTTGAAAACCATGGTCTGAAGAGAGCTGCAGTCACCAATGCTCCAAGGAAAAATGCAGAACTCATTATCTCAAAACTTGGTCTAACAGATTTCTTTGATGCTGTTATTATTGGTGATGAATGTGAACATGCCAAACCTCATCCAGAACCCTACTTGAAAGCACTTGAAGTTCTGAAGGCATCAAAGGATCATGCATTTGTATTTGAG GATTCTGCTTCAGGGATAAAAGCTGGAGTGGCAGCTGGGATGCCTGTTATAGGTTTAGCTACAAGAAACCCGGAGAATTTACTGATGGAAGCAAAGCCTGCCTTTCTGATTAAGGATTATGAGGATTCAAAATTGTGGGCAGCTTTGGAAGAACTTGACAAGGCTGGTGCACGTTAA
- the LOC100805421 gene encoding haloacid dehalogenase-like hydrolase domain-containing protein Sgpp isoform X4: protein MSSLTSLAPLEAVLFDVDGTLCDSDPLHYYALREMLQELGFNGGAPITEEFFVETFSGKHSDDTALVVFPGDLERGLKFVEDKEAMFRRLASEQLNPLKGLDKVRKWVENHGLKRAAVTNAPRKNAELIISKLGLTDFFDAVIIGDECEHAKPHPEPYLKALEVLKASKDHAFVFEDSASGIKAGVAAGMPVIGLATRNPENLLMEAKPAFLIKDYEDSKLWAALEELDKAGAR, encoded by the exons ATGAGTTCTCTCACCAGTCTTGCTCCACTCGAAGCAGTGCTCTTTGATGTTGATGGAACTCTCTGTGATTCTGATCCACTCCACTATTATGCTTTGCGTGAAATGCTCCAAGAG CTTGGTTTTAATGGAGGTGCTCCTATAACAGAGGAATTCTTTGTTGAGACATTTTCTGGCAAGCACAGTGATGATACTGCCTTGGTTGTCTTTCCTGGTGATCTGGAACGAGGTTTAAAGTTTGTAGAAGATAAGGAAGCCATGTTCCGGAG ATTGGCTTCAGAGCAACTGAATCCCTTGAAAGGCCTTGATAAAGTGAGGAAATGGGTTGAAAACCATGGTCTGAAGAGAGCTGCAGTCACCAATGCTCCAAGGAAAAATGCAGAACTCATTATCTCAAAACTTGGTCTAACAGATTTCTTTGATGCTGTTATTATTGGTGATGAATGTGAACATGCCAAACCTCATCCAGAACCCTACTTGAAAGCACTTGAAGTTCTGAAGGCATCAAAGGATCATGCATTTGTATTTGAG GATTCTGCTTCAGGGATAAAAGCTGGAGTGGCAGCTGGGATGCCTGTTATAGGTTTAGCTACAAGAAACCCGGAGAATTTACTGATGGAAGCAAAGCCTGCCTTTCTGATTAAGGATTATGAGGATTCAAAATTGTGGGCAGCTTTGGAAGAACTTGACAAGGCTGGTGCACGTTAA
- the LOC100306202 gene encoding Vacuolar protein sorting-associated protein 55 homolog-like → MADLPGYLHACLNTGKLASLAILVSGGIVLQILACALYNNWWPMLSVLTYVLLPMPLLFFAGSDDSIFSESDNSWVNFTKFLTGASTVGGIAIPSILKHAGVIGWGAFAMELSSYFVFGMAVICYLWMSGDDDYSIL, encoded by the exons ATGGCAGACTTACCAGGGTATCTTCATGCCTGTTTGAACACAGGGAAGCTTGCCTCCTTGGCAATTTTGGTGTCTGGAGGAATCGTCTTGCAAATTTTG GCATGTGCCTTGTATAATAACTGGTGGCCGATGCTGAGTG TGTTAACGTATGTGCTTCTTCCAATGCCTTTGCTGTTCTTTGCGGGGTCTGATGATTCTATATTTTCTGAATCTGATAATAG CTGGGTAAATTTTACTAAGTTCTTGACTGGAGCCTCAACTGTGGGAGGCATTGCCATTCCAAGCATATTAAAGCATGCTGGGGTTATCGGTTGGGGAGCCTTTGCAATGGAACTCTCTTCCTACTTTGTGTTTGGAATGGCCGTAATATGTTACCTTTGGATGAGTGGTGATGATGATTACAGTATCCTATGA
- the LOC100802762 gene encoding haloacid dehalogenase-like hydrolase domain-containing protein Sgpp-like isoform X1, with amino-acid sequence MTVSSENCVSSSQSSLTRLAPLEAVLFDIDGTLCDSDPLHYYAFREMLLEIGFNEGVPITEEFFIETVAGKHNDDIASVLFPGDLERGLKFVDDKEAMFRRLAAEQVKPLNGLDKVRKWIENHGLKRAAVTNAPRANAELMISILGLSDFFDAVIIGGECERAKPHPDPYLKGLEALKASKDHTFVFEDSVSGIKAGVAAGMPVIGIATRNPENLLMEAKPAFLIKDYEDPKLWAALEELDKAGAFSLNY; translated from the exons ATGACGGTTTCTTCTGAGAATTGCGTCTCTAG CAGCCAGAGTTCTCTCACTAGACTTGCTCCACTTGAAGCAGTGCTCTTTGATATAGATGGAACTCTTTGTGATTCTGATCCACTCCATTACTATGCCTTCCGCGAAATGCTTCTAGAG ATTGGTTTTAATGAAGGTGTTCCTATAACAGAGGAATTTTTTATTGAGACTGTTGCTGGCAAACACAATGATGATATAGCCTCGGTTCTCTTTCCTGGTGATCTGGAACGAGGTTTAAAGTTTGTTGATGATAAGGAAGCCATGTTCCGGAG ATTGGCCGCAGAGCAAGTGAAGCCTTTGAATGGCCTTGATAAAGTGAGGAAATGGATTGAAAATCATGGGCTGAAGAGAGCTGCAGTTACCAATGCTCCAAGGGCAAATGCAGAACTCATGATCTCAATACTTGGTCTCTCAGATTTCTTTGATGCTGTTATTATTGGTGGTGAATGTGAACGTGCCAAGCCTCATCCAGACCCCTACCTGAAAGGTCTTGAAGCTCTGAAGGCATCAAAAGATCACACATTTGTATTTGAG GATTCTGTTTCAGGGATCAAAGCTGGAGTTGCAGCTGGGATGCCTGTTATTGGTATAGCTACTCGTAACCCGGAAAATTTATTGATGGAAGCAAAACCTGCCTTTCTGATTAAGGATTATGAGGATCCAAAATTGTGGGCTGCTTTGGAAGAACTTGACAAGGCTGGTGCATTTAGTTTGAATTACTAG
- the LOC100783848 gene encoding expansin-like B1 — protein sequence MHHLSVLTHHISSPFTHMALYLFCRLFAITLIFMQTLADTSCTDCFIHSRAAYYPNSEEHGTDVGACGFGSFGATVNGGDVSAASSLYRNGVGCGACYQVRCTNSAYCSENGVNAVITDQGSSDNTDFILSKHAFSRMAQTTDAAASLLALGVVDIEYRRVACSFPDKNITIKIDESSNNPYYLAFVIWYQQGRRDITAVQLCETQNFVCKLLDRSHGAVWTTTSPPRGPLSLRMLFSDEEEEEETWLVPVNNIPGDWKAGETYDSGIQVNQ from the exons ATGCATCACCTAAGTGTCCTTACTCACCATATATCTTCCCCTTTTACACATATGGCGCTTTATCTTTTCTGTCGTCTTTTTGCTATCACCTTAATTTTCATGCAAACTCTGGCGGATACTTCATGCACTGATTGTTTCATTCATTCTCGGGCAGCATATTATCCAAATTCTGAAGAACACGGAACGGATG TAGGTGCATGTGGGTTTGGTTCCTTTGGGGCTACAGTCAATGGTGGAGATGTCTCAGCTGCATCTTCTCTTTATCGAAATGGTGTTGGCTGTGGTGCCTGTTACCAG GTGAGGTGTACCAACAGTGCCTATTGCTCAGAAAATGGTGTAAATGCAGTTATAACCGACCAAGGTTCAAGTGATAACACTGATTTCATTCTTAGCAAACATGCCTTTAGCCGGATGGCTCAAACCACTGATGCAGCTGCTTCTCTATTAGCCCTTGGTGTGGTTGATATTGAATATAGACg TGTTGCATGCAGCTTCCCAGATAAAAACATAACAATCAAGATAGATGAGAGCAGCAACAACCCTTATTACTTGGCTTTTGTCATTTGGTATCAACAAGGAAGGAGAGACATAACTGCTGTGCAGCTCTGTGAG ACTCAAAACTTTGTGTGCAAGTTACTGGATAGGAGCCATGGAGCGGTGTGGACTACTACCTCTCCACCAAGAGGACCTTTGTCTTTAAGGATGTTGTTTAGtgatgaagaagaggaagaagaaacatGGCTTGTTCCTGTTAATAACATACCCGGAGACTGGAAGGCTGGTGAAACATACGATTCAGGGATACAAGTGAACCAATAG
- the LOC100802762 gene encoding Haloacid dehalogenase-like hydrolase domain-containing protein Sgpp-like, translating to MTVSSENCVSSQSSLTRLAPLEAVLFDIDGTLCDSDPLHYYAFREMLLEIGFNEGVPITEEFFIETVAGKHNDDIASVLFPGDLERGLKFVDDKEAMFRRLAAEQVKPLNGLDKVRKWIENHGLKRAAVTNAPRANAELMISILGLSDFFDAVIIGGECERAKPHPDPYLKGLEALKASKDHTFVFEDSVSGIKAGVAAGMPVIGIATRNPENLLMEAKPAFLIKDYEDPKLWAALEELDKAGAFSLNY from the exons ATGACGGTTTCTTCTGAGAATTGCGTCTCTAG CCAGAGTTCTCTCACTAGACTTGCTCCACTTGAAGCAGTGCTCTTTGATATAGATGGAACTCTTTGTGATTCTGATCCACTCCATTACTATGCCTTCCGCGAAATGCTTCTAGAG ATTGGTTTTAATGAAGGTGTTCCTATAACAGAGGAATTTTTTATTGAGACTGTTGCTGGCAAACACAATGATGATATAGCCTCGGTTCTCTTTCCTGGTGATCTGGAACGAGGTTTAAAGTTTGTTGATGATAAGGAAGCCATGTTCCGGAG ATTGGCCGCAGAGCAAGTGAAGCCTTTGAATGGCCTTGATAAAGTGAGGAAATGGATTGAAAATCATGGGCTGAAGAGAGCTGCAGTTACCAATGCTCCAAGGGCAAATGCAGAACTCATGATCTCAATACTTGGTCTCTCAGATTTCTTTGATGCTGTTATTATTGGTGGTGAATGTGAACGTGCCAAGCCTCATCCAGACCCCTACCTGAAAGGTCTTGAAGCTCTGAAGGCATCAAAAGATCACACATTTGTATTTGAG GATTCTGTTTCAGGGATCAAAGCTGGAGTTGCAGCTGGGATGCCTGTTATTGGTATAGCTACTCGTAACCCGGAAAATTTATTGATGGAAGCAAAACCTGCCTTTCTGATTAAGGATTATGAGGATCCAAAATTGTGGGCTGCTTTGGAAGAACTTGACAAGGCTGGTGCATTTAGTTTGAATTACTAG
- the LOC100805421 gene encoding haloacid dehalogenase-like hydrolase domain-containing protein Sgpp isoform X2 has translation MLLLVKLCPSPQIRLVCVKTNLKTLTKASSQNCVESSMSSLTSLAPLEAVLFDVDGTLCDSDPLHYYALREMLQELGFNGGAPITEEFFVETFSGKHSDDTALVVFPGDLERGLKFVEDKEAMFRRLASEQLNPLKGLDKVRKWVENHGLKRAAVTNAPRKNAELIISKLGLTDFFDAVIIGDECEHAKPHPEPYLKALEVLKASKDHAFVFEDSASGIKAGVAAGMPVIGLATRNPENLLMEAKPAFLIKDYEDSKLWAALEELDKAGAR, from the exons ATGCTTCTTCTG GTAAaactttgtccttctccacaaATTCGCCTTGTCTGCGTCAAAACCAATCTCAAAACACTCACCAAGGCTTCTTCTCAGAATTGCGTCGAAAG CAGCATGAGTTCTCTCACCAGTCTTGCTCCACTCGAAGCAGTGCTCTTTGATGTTGATGGAACTCTCTGTGATTCTGATCCACTCCACTATTATGCTTTGCGTGAAATGCTCCAAGAG CTTGGTTTTAATGGAGGTGCTCCTATAACAGAGGAATTCTTTGTTGAGACATTTTCTGGCAAGCACAGTGATGATACTGCCTTGGTTGTCTTTCCTGGTGATCTGGAACGAGGTTTAAAGTTTGTAGAAGATAAGGAAGCCATGTTCCGGAG ATTGGCTTCAGAGCAACTGAATCCCTTGAAAGGCCTTGATAAAGTGAGGAAATGGGTTGAAAACCATGGTCTGAAGAGAGCTGCAGTCACCAATGCTCCAAGGAAAAATGCAGAACTCATTATCTCAAAACTTGGTCTAACAGATTTCTTTGATGCTGTTATTATTGGTGATGAATGTGAACATGCCAAACCTCATCCAGAACCCTACTTGAAAGCACTTGAAGTTCTGAAGGCATCAAAGGATCATGCATTTGTATTTGAG GATTCTGCTTCAGGGATAAAAGCTGGAGTGGCAGCTGGGATGCCTGTTATAGGTTTAGCTACAAGAAACCCGGAGAATTTACTGATGGAAGCAAAGCCTGCCTTTCTGATTAAGGATTATGAGGATTCAAAATTGTGGGCAGCTTTGGAAGAACTTGACAAGGCTGGTGCACGTTAA
- the LOC100805421 gene encoding haloacid dehalogenase-like hydrolase domain-containing protein Sgpp isoform X5: MSSFLLTFPYFPNDASWQVKLCPSPQIRLVCVKTNLKTLTKASSQNCVESSMSSLTSLAPLEAVLFDVDGTLCDSDPLHYYALREMLQELGFNGGAPITEEFFVETFSGKHSDDTALVVFPGDLERGLKFVEDKEAMFRRLASEQLNPLKGLDKVRKWVENHGLKRAAVTNAPRKNAELIISKLGLTDFFDAVIIGDECEHAKPHPEPYLKALEVLKASKDHAFVFEDSASGIKAGVAAGMPVIGLATRNPENLLMEAKPAFLIKDYEDSKLWAALEELDKAGAR; encoded by the exons ATGAGCAGCTTCTTGTTAACATTCCCTTACTTCCCTAACGACGCTTCGTGGCAGGTAAaactttgtccttctccacaaATTCGCCTTGTCTGCGTCAAAACCAATCTCAAAACACTCACCAAGGCTTCTTCTCAGAATTGCGTCGAAAG CAGCATGAGTTCTCTCACCAGTCTTGCTCCACTCGAAGCAGTGCTCTTTGATGTTGATGGAACTCTCTGTGATTCTGATCCACTCCACTATTATGCTTTGCGTGAAATGCTCCAAGAG CTTGGTTTTAATGGAGGTGCTCCTATAACAGAGGAATTCTTTGTTGAGACATTTTCTGGCAAGCACAGTGATGATACTGCCTTGGTTGTCTTTCCTGGTGATCTGGAACGAGGTTTAAAGTTTGTAGAAGATAAGGAAGCCATGTTCCGGAG ATTGGCTTCAGAGCAACTGAATCCCTTGAAAGGCCTTGATAAAGTGAGGAAATGGGTTGAAAACCATGGTCTGAAGAGAGCTGCAGTCACCAATGCTCCAAGGAAAAATGCAGAACTCATTATCTCAAAACTTGGTCTAACAGATTTCTTTGATGCTGTTATTATTGGTGATGAATGTGAACATGCCAAACCTCATCCAGAACCCTACTTGAAAGCACTTGAAGTTCTGAAGGCATCAAAGGATCATGCATTTGTATTTGAG GATTCTGCTTCAGGGATAAAAGCTGGAGTGGCAGCTGGGATGCCTGTTATAGGTTTAGCTACAAGAAACCCGGAGAATTTACTGATGGAAGCAAAGCCTGCCTTTCTGATTAAGGATTATGAGGATTCAAAATTGTGGGCAGCTTTGGAAGAACTTGACAAGGCTGGTGCACGTTAA
- the LOC100527030 gene encoding C2 domain-containing protein, with amino-acid sequence MSRTVEMTILSAENLQMNRKSIRGSTFVTVQSDASSDDTSAATKVDLEGGSYPSWNEKVVMDVPLHARFITVEVKCKTSSSGSNSVGVAQIPVSDFIGGYMPENQLHFLSYRLWDGKVRRNGVINISVRVKVAEHSSCNLNSMSLSAVTGVPVAGDGSSGVVTGIPAVWVNYQRNH; translated from the coding sequence ATGTCAAGAACTGTAGAGATGACGATTCTGTCAGCAGAAAACCTCCAAATGAATAGAAAATCCATTAGAGGGAGTACATTTGTGACGGTTCAATCCGACGCTAGTAGCGATGACACAAGTGCTGCCACGAAAGTGGATTTAGAGGGTGGAAGTTACCCTTCGTGGAATGAGAAAGTTGTGATGGACGTGCCATTGCATGCAAGGTTCATAACCGTTGAAGTGAAGTGCAAAACGTCTTCATCAGGGTCTAACAGTGTTGGCGTGGCACAAATACCGGTTTCTGATTTCATTGGAGGCTATATGCCCGAAAATCAATTGCATTTCTTGAGCTATAGGTTGTGGGACGGTAAAGTTAGGAGAAATGGGGTTATAAACATTTCGGTGAGGGTGAAAGTGGCAGAACATTCTTCTTGTAATTTGAATTCTATGTCATTGTCTGCGGTAACCGGGGTGCCGGTGGCCGGTGATGGCTCCTCTGGAGTTGTCACAGGGATTCCAGCTGTTTGGGTAAACTACCAAAGAAATCATTGA
- the LOC100808080 gene encoding uncharacterized protein, translating into MGLLWWRKGNKTQAQPEAKSNGADSTKPLTEAPGMNGAVEVPRPSNTTVSIFEFGSVAASNDKVTLAGYCPVSEDLEPCRWEILPAVQSNAPQFRVVF; encoded by the coding sequence ATGGGTTTACTGTGGTGGCGAAAGGGGAATAAAACCCAAGCCCAACCTGAAGCAAAGTCGAACGGCGCAGACTCAACGAAACCCCTCACTGAGGCCCCAGGGATGAACGGCGCCGTGGAGGTTCCCCGGCCCTCGAACACCACCGTCTCGATTTTCGAGTTTGGCTCCGTGGCCGCCTCCAACGACAAGGTCACGCTCGCCGGCTATTGCCCCGTCTCCGAAGACCTCGAGCCCTGCCGCTGGGAGATCCTCCCCGCCGTTCAGTCCAACGCCCCCCAGTTTCGCGTGGTCTTCTGA
- the LOC100805421 gene encoding haloacid dehalogenase-like hydrolase domain-containing protein Sgpp isoform X3, protein MLLLVKLCPSPQIRLVCVKTNLKTLTKASSQNCVESMSSLTSLAPLEAVLFDVDGTLCDSDPLHYYALREMLQELGFNGGAPITEEFFVETFSGKHSDDTALVVFPGDLERGLKFVEDKEAMFRRLASEQLNPLKGLDKVRKWVENHGLKRAAVTNAPRKNAELIISKLGLTDFFDAVIIGDECEHAKPHPEPYLKALEVLKASKDHAFVFEDSASGIKAGVAAGMPVIGLATRNPENLLMEAKPAFLIKDYEDSKLWAALEELDKAGAR, encoded by the exons ATGCTTCTTCTG GTAAaactttgtccttctccacaaATTCGCCTTGTCTGCGTCAAAACCAATCTCAAAACACTCACCAAGGCTTCTTCTCAGAATTGCGTCGAAAG CATGAGTTCTCTCACCAGTCTTGCTCCACTCGAAGCAGTGCTCTTTGATGTTGATGGAACTCTCTGTGATTCTGATCCACTCCACTATTATGCTTTGCGTGAAATGCTCCAAGAG CTTGGTTTTAATGGAGGTGCTCCTATAACAGAGGAATTCTTTGTTGAGACATTTTCTGGCAAGCACAGTGATGATACTGCCTTGGTTGTCTTTCCTGGTGATCTGGAACGAGGTTTAAAGTTTGTAGAAGATAAGGAAGCCATGTTCCGGAG ATTGGCTTCAGAGCAACTGAATCCCTTGAAAGGCCTTGATAAAGTGAGGAAATGGGTTGAAAACCATGGTCTGAAGAGAGCTGCAGTCACCAATGCTCCAAGGAAAAATGCAGAACTCATTATCTCAAAACTTGGTCTAACAGATTTCTTTGATGCTGTTATTATTGGTGATGAATGTGAACATGCCAAACCTCATCCAGAACCCTACTTGAAAGCACTTGAAGTTCTGAAGGCATCAAAGGATCATGCATTTGTATTTGAG GATTCTGCTTCAGGGATAAAAGCTGGAGTGGCAGCTGGGATGCCTGTTATAGGTTTAGCTACAAGAAACCCGGAGAATTTACTGATGGAAGCAAAGCCTGCCTTTCTGATTAAGGATTATGAGGATTCAAAATTGTGGGCAGCTTTGGAAGAACTTGACAAGGCTGGTGCACGTTAA